A portion of the Brevundimonas pondensis genome contains these proteins:
- a CDS encoding response regulator: MFRHDAGKEAGPPPVAYVLLFVACLLLGQWSAETFQAVIVWPANGVMLAALLQLRRRKAIAVLLTCAALNLGSNVLRGDSLPFLWTNVVLNIGQVLIAGLLARRFGGAALDMRRPRRLFSFVVFAAAPAVFLTTTIAVVMGVALKGYTAPMAAFVWQHMFSMELLGLLTVTPSLLLLARAHRFREEHSAGPLEAAGLFVLLAGVTAWVFSNPAALAMLVLPPLMLIALRMSPPWTALGTILVMVISGVGTLTGHGPIMLTPIADVPELTGLPQRMRLMGFYHAFLLALVIIALPLSAVMSERRRLIARLQVRTKAAVEAKSRAERSDAAKSRFLALMSHEMRTPLNGIAGYADLLSRRGDLPAGALPQVEAISRSGEAMLMLVEDVLEFSRGGEDVAREPLSVASLLDEAAAPSRLNAEAKGLPLTLIVEVSARGGFSGDRRRLRQALHHLIANAVKFTDQGEVRVTARHDGNALMIEVADTGCGIDPVFMPRLFEAFAQSDDSLRREHIGAGVGLPLALAQMRCMGGRIVVDSAPGRGSSFTLSLPLAPMAVTQEAAPASEVERALRVLIVDDHPVNREMMRLMLAAADCETVEAADGVEAVEQAQSGDFDLILMDLRMPRLDGLAAAERIRALDTPVAAAPILAVTADAMPEDAARCRNAGMDGHLAKPITHVRLYAAIDQAMQAAATRMERAAA; the protein is encoded by the coding sequence TTGTTTCGCCATGATGCAGGGAAGGAGGCGGGGCCGCCGCCCGTCGCCTATGTCCTTCTGTTCGTCGCATGCCTTCTGCTCGGCCAATGGAGCGCTGAAACCTTTCAGGCCGTGATTGTCTGGCCCGCCAACGGGGTCATGCTGGCAGCCCTGCTGCAGCTTCGGCGACGCAAGGCCATCGCCGTCCTGCTGACCTGTGCGGCGTTGAATCTGGGCAGCAATGTCCTGCGCGGCGACAGCCTGCCCTTCCTCTGGACCAATGTGGTTCTGAACATCGGCCAGGTGCTGATCGCAGGCCTGTTGGCCCGTCGCTTCGGCGGCGCGGCCCTGGACATGCGTCGCCCGCGCCGCCTGTTCTCCTTCGTCGTGTTCGCGGCGGCGCCGGCGGTCTTCCTGACCACGACGATCGCCGTCGTCATGGGGGTGGCGCTGAAGGGCTACACCGCGCCGATGGCCGCCTTTGTCTGGCAGCACATGTTCTCGATGGAACTGCTGGGGTTGCTGACCGTCACGCCCAGCCTGTTGTTGCTGGCTCGCGCCCACCGCTTCCGCGAAGAGCATTCGGCCGGGCCTCTGGAAGCAGCAGGACTGTTTGTATTGCTGGCGGGGGTGACGGCCTGGGTCTTCAGCAATCCCGCGGCCTTGGCCATGCTGGTCCTGCCGCCGCTGATGCTGATCGCCCTGCGCATGTCGCCGCCCTGGACCGCCCTGGGGACCATATTGGTCATGGTGATCAGCGGGGTGGGGACATTGACGGGGCACGGTCCCATCATGCTGACCCCCATAGCCGACGTGCCCGAGTTGACGGGCTTGCCGCAACGCATGCGCCTCATGGGCTTCTATCATGCCTTCCTGCTGGCCTTGGTCATCATCGCCCTGCCGTTGAGCGCAGTCATGAGCGAGCGTCGTCGTCTGATCGCGCGGCTGCAGGTTCGCACCAAGGCTGCCGTCGAGGCCAAGAGTCGAGCTGAGCGCTCCGACGCCGCCAAGTCCCGCTTTCTGGCGCTGATGAGCCATGAGATGCGCACGCCGCTCAACGGCATCGCCGGCTATGCCGACCTGTTGTCACGCCGCGGCGACCTGCCCGCCGGCGCCTTGCCGCAGGTCGAGGCCATCAGTCGTTCGGGCGAGGCCATGCTGATGCTGGTCGAGGACGTGCTGGAGTTCTCGCGCGGCGGTGAAGACGTCGCCCGCGAGCCCCTGAGCGTGGCGAGCCTGCTGGACGAGGCGGCGGCGCCGTCGCGGCTGAACGCGGAAGCCAAGGGCCTGCCTCTGACCCTGATCGTTGAAGTCAGCGCGAGGGGCGGCTTCAGCGGTGATCGTCGGCGCCTGCGTCAGGCCCTGCACCATCTGATCGCCAACGCCGTTAAATTCACCGATCAGGGCGAGGTTCGCGTGACGGCGCGTCATGATGGAAACGCCCTGATGATCGAGGTGGCCGACACGGGTTGCGGCATTGATCCGGTCTTCATGCCGCGCCTTTTCGAAGCCTTCGCCCAGAGCGACGACTCGCTGCGTCGTGAACATATCGGCGCAGGTGTCGGCCTGCCCCTGGCCCTGGCCCAGATGCGCTGCATGGGCGGGCGGATCGTGGTCGACAGCGCGCCGGGACGCGGCTCGTCTTTTACGCTCAGCCTTCCCCTGGCGCCGATGGCGGTGACGCAGGAGGCCGCGCCCGCAAGCGAGGTTGAACGGGCGCTGCGCGTCTTGATCGTCGATGACCACCCGGTCAATCGCGAGATGATGCGGCTGATGCTGGCCGCCGCCGACTGCGAGACGGTGGAGGCTGCGGACGGGGTCGAGGCGGTCGAACAGGCGCAGTCGGGCGACTTCGACCTGATCCTGATGGATCTGCGGATGCCGCGTCTGGACGGGCTGGCCGCGGCCGAGCGGATCCGCGCCCTGGACACACCTGTCGCGGCGGCGCCGATCCTGGCCGTGACCGCCGACGCCATGCCCGAGGACGCCGCCCGCTGCCGCAACGCCGGCATGGACGGCCACCTGGCCAAGCCGATCACCCATGTCCGGCTCTACGCCGCCATTGATCAGGCCATGCAGGCGGCGGCGACCCGCATGGAGCGGGCGGCGGCCTAG
- a CDS encoding phosphatase PAP2 family protein yields the protein MAPHPTAFLTRALRVARTEIAAVAALLVVALGTLTFIEVADDMREADGQAFDQAVLHAVRPFADDPGRPWGPWWLKEAAADLTSLGGISVLTLFALIALGFLLIQGKRLSALLLAGGLLGGVALSEGLKALFERERPPVVYQAVETLNASFPSGHALLSTVFYLTLGVMLTRAFPRKRLKAYVLGCAVLIALLIGLTRIYLGAHWASDVFAGWSVGAAWAMVLWLIAYGVERRQRLHDAALQDAPSTNV from the coding sequence ATGGCTCCGCATCCGACCGCCTTCCTGACCCGCGCCCTGCGTGTGGCCCGCACCGAAATCGCCGCCGTCGCCGCCCTGCTGGTCGTGGCCCTGGGCACCCTGACCTTCATCGAGGTGGCCGACGACATGCGCGAGGCCGACGGCCAGGCCTTCGACCAGGCGGTGCTGCATGCGGTGCGGCCTTTCGCCGATGATCCGGGTCGTCCCTGGGGGCCGTGGTGGCTGAAGGAGGCGGCGGCGGACCTGACCTCTCTGGGCGGGATTTCGGTCCTGACCCTGTTCGCCCTGATCGCCCTGGGTTTCCTGCTGATCCAGGGCAAGCGGCTGTCGGCTCTGCTTCTGGCAGGGGGGCTGCTGGGCGGGGTGGCGCTGAGTGAAGGTCTGAAGGCTCTTTTCGAGCGCGAGCGCCCGCCGGTCGTCTATCAGGCGGTCGAGACGCTGAACGCCAGCTTCCCCTCAGGTCACGCCCTGCTGTCGACGGTCTTCTATCTGACGCTGGGGGTCATGCTGACCCGCGCCTTCCCGAGAAAGCGGCTGAAGGCCTACGTCCTGGGCTGCGCTGTCCTGATCGCCCTGCTGATCGGGCTGACCCGCATCTATCTGGGCGCTCACTGGGCCTCTGACGTCTTCGCCGGATGGAGCGTCGGCGCGGCCTGGGCCATGGTCCTGTGGCTGATCGCCTATGGGGTCGAGCGGCGCCAGAGGCTGCATGACGCCGCCCTGCAGGACGCGCCTTCGACCAATGTCTAG
- a CDS encoding oxidoreductase, with amino-acid sequence MTHPVRTALVGFGYAGRTFHAPLIAACPDLRLEAVVSRQAETVSELWPDARVLTSFDQALADPAIDLIVLATPNDLHATQAGAALNAGKAVVVDKPFTLTAAEARRLATLAEERGLLLSVFHNRRWDADFLTLQTLIAEDRLGPVVRFESSFNRWRPEVRDRWREGAGPGAGLWYDLGPHLIDQALCLFGRPLAISCDLAILRAGGRAIDYAHAVLRYADKRVILHADMVTPAADARFAVHGARASWLKDGLDVQEDQLKSGLTPGAAGWGVDPRPGVVVDGVTGAREAVAGPPGDYPAYYSAVAGAVRDGAPNPVSSQEAAAVMEVLEAGLVSAERRTEVAL; translated from the coding sequence GTGACCCATCCGGTCCGAACGGCGCTGGTCGGTTTCGGCTACGCCGGGCGGACCTTTCACGCCCCGCTGATTGCCGCCTGTCCTGACCTGCGTCTGGAGGCGGTGGTTAGCCGTCAGGCCGAAACCGTGTCCGAGCTCTGGCCGGATGCGCGCGTCCTGACCTCGTTCGATCAGGCCCTGGCCGATCCCGCCATCGACCTGATCGTTCTAGCCACGCCCAACGACCTGCATGCGACCCAGGCCGGGGCGGCGTTGAACGCCGGCAAGGCGGTGGTGGTCGACAAGCCCTTCACCCTGACCGCCGCCGAGGCGCGGCGTCTGGCGACCTTGGCCGAAGAGCGCGGCCTGCTGCTGTCCGTCTTCCACAACCGTCGCTGGGACGCCGACTTCCTGACCTTGCAGACCCTGATCGCCGAGGATCGGCTGGGGCCGGTGGTGCGCTTCGAGAGCAGCTTCAATCGCTGGCGGCCCGAGGTGCGCGACCGATGGCGCGAGGGCGCCGGGCCGGGCGCCGGCCTCTGGTACGATCTGGGGCCGCATCTGATTGATCAGGCGCTGTGTCTGTTCGGGCGGCCGCTGGCGATCAGCTGCGACCTGGCCATCCTGCGGGCCGGCGGTCGGGCGATCGACTACGCCCACGCGGTGCTGCGCTACGCCGACAAGCGGGTCATCCTGCACGCCGACATGGTCACGCCGGCCGCCGATGCGCGCTTCGCCGTCCACGGGGCGCGGGCCAGTTGGCTGAAGGACGGGCTGGACGTTCAGGAAGACCAGCTGAAGTCGGGCCTGACGCCCGGAGCGGCGGGTTGGGGCGTCGATCCTCGCCCCGGCGTCGTCGTGGACGGCGTGACCGGGGCGCGAGAGGCCGTGGCGGGACCGCCCGGCGACTATCCCGCCTATTATTCAGCCGTGGCCGGCGCCGTCCGCGACGGCGCGCCCAATCCCGTCTCGTCGCAGGAGGCCGCGGCGGTGATGGAAGTGCTGGAGGCCGGCCTGGTCAGCGCCGAGCGCCGGACCGAGGTCGCCCTCTAG
- a CDS encoding acetyl-CoA hydrolase/transferase family protein → MTDHATLYAQRLTTPAVAAALIPSGARVAMALGVAQPPALLKALADRAEADEVGDVNIYYLLSTAIAGETVLRYELTDRLRPHSLFHGAIERKLEARGIEEGRQAVRFVPTGFQQTPHVLTREIGVDTLLATVSPMDADGYFSFGTNTDYALAVSKTAKRVILEVNPHMPRVFGDCRVHVSQVTALVEHAAPLLEAGKAAQQPQDLVIGGIIAGLIENGSTLQMGIGALPDAVCAALHDHADLGIHTELLTPGLVALMRAGVVTNTKKSLHPGKTVFTFAMGDRTTYEFLHENPALEARPVDYVNDPAVIARNDRMVSVNATLQIDLFGACCSEYLNGRQYTAAGGQLDFVRGASASEGGKSIIACHSTAAKGTASRIVARLDGPVTTPRNDTQIVVTEHGWVNLRGLTTDQRAHALIGLAAPQFRAGLEVEARALGLI, encoded by the coding sequence ATGACCGACCATGCCACTCTCTATGCGCAGCGCCTGACGACGCCCGCCGTCGCCGCCGCCCTGATTCCTTCCGGCGCCAGGGTGGCCATGGCGCTCGGCGTCGCCCAGCCGCCCGCCCTGCTGAAGGCCCTGGCCGACCGGGCCGAGGCCGATGAGGTCGGGGACGTCAACATCTACTACCTGCTGTCCACCGCCATCGCCGGCGAGACGGTGCTGCGCTACGAACTGACCGATCGCCTGCGCCCCCACAGCCTGTTCCACGGCGCCATCGAGCGGAAGCTGGAGGCGCGCGGGATCGAGGAAGGGCGGCAGGCCGTCCGGTTCGTGCCGACCGGCTTTCAGCAGACGCCGCATGTCCTGACCCGCGAGATCGGGGTCGACACCCTGCTGGCCACGGTTTCACCGATGGACGCCGACGGATATTTCAGTTTCGGCACCAACACCGACTACGCCCTGGCGGTGTCGAAGACGGCCAAGCGGGTGATCCTGGAGGTCAATCCGCACATGCCGCGCGTCTTCGGCGACTGCCGGGTCCATGTCTCCCAGGTCACGGCCCTGGTCGAACACGCCGCGCCCCTGCTGGAGGCGGGCAAGGCTGCACAGCAACCGCAGGACCTGGTCATCGGCGGCATCATCGCCGGCCTGATCGAGAACGGCTCGACCCTGCAGATGGGCATAGGCGCCTTGCCCGACGCGGTCTGCGCGGCCCTGCATGACCATGCGGACCTGGGTATCCACACCGAACTGCTGACACCGGGTCTGGTCGCACTGATGCGGGCCGGGGTGGTGACCAATACGAAGAAGAGCCTGCATCCGGGCAAGACGGTCTTCACCTTCGCCATGGGTGATCGCACGACCTACGAGTTTCTGCACGAGAACCCGGCGCTGGAGGCCCGCCCGGTCGACTATGTGAACGACCCCGCCGTCATCGCCCGCAACGACCGGATGGTGTCGGTCAACGCCACGCTTCAGATCGACCTCTTCGGGGCCTGCTGCTCGGAATATCTGAATGGACGGCAGTACACGGCGGCCGGCGGTCAGTTGGACTTCGTGCGCGGGGCCTCGGCGTCCGAGGGCGGAAAGTCGATCATCGCCTGTCACTCCACCGCGGCCAAGGGGACGGCCTCGCGCATCGTCGCCCGTCTCGACGGACCAGTGACCACGCCGCGCAATGACACCCAGATCGTCGTGACCGAGCACGGCTGGGTCAATCTGCGTGGTCTGACGACCGATCAGCGCGCCCACGCCCTGATCGGCCTGGCCGCGCCGCAGTTCCGGGCGGGGCTGGAGGTCGAGGCGCGTGCGCTGGGCCTGATCTAG
- a CDS encoding ribonucleotide-diphosphate reductase subunit beta, with the protein MNAHSSIIRPGTAGLLTPSAAYKPFRYPWAFDMWKKQQQVHWMPEEVPLGEDVKDWAANLTDSERNLLTQIFRFFTQADIEVQDNYMERYGRVFKPTEVKMMLASFANMETIHIAAYALLLETIGMPESEFGAFMEYEAMRDKHDFMGQFGVETDADICRTLAMFGGFSEGLQLFASFAMLMNFPRQSKMKGMGQIVSWSVRDESLHCEGIIKLYHAFNKETGAVTKAVADDIVDCCKTVVEMEDKFIDLAFEMGPVNGMTPDDIKQYIRFIADWRLRQLQLPEVYGVTENPLPWLQSLLSGVEHANFFEARATEYSKAATQGSWHGADGVWDSFDAMMKRRETAEG; encoded by the coding sequence ATGAACGCCCACTCCTCGATCATCCGCCCCGGAACGGCCGGACTGCTGACGCCTTCGGCCGCCTACAAGCCCTTCCGTTATCCGTGGGCTTTCGACATGTGGAAGAAGCAGCAGCAGGTCCACTGGATGCCCGAAGAGGTGCCGCTGGGCGAGGACGTCAAGGACTGGGCCGCCAACCTGACCGACAGCGAGCGCAACCTGCTGACGCAGATCTTCCGCTTCTTCACCCAGGCCGACATCGAGGTCCAGGACAACTACATGGAGCGCTACGGTCGGGTGTTCAAACCGACCGAAGTGAAGATGATGCTGGCCTCCTTCGCCAATATGGAGACCATCCATATCGCGGCCTACGCCCTGCTGCTCGAAACCATCGGCATGCCCGAGAGCGAGTTCGGCGCCTTCATGGAATACGAGGCCATGCGCGACAAGCATGACTTCATGGGCCAGTTCGGGGTCGAGACCGACGCCGACATCTGCCGCACCCTGGCCATGTTCGGCGGCTTCTCCGAAGGCCTGCAATTGTTCGCCAGCTTCGCCATGCTGATGAACTTCCCGCGCCAGTCGAAGATGAAGGGCATGGGCCAGATCGTGTCGTGGTCGGTGCGCGACGAGAGCCTGCACTGCGAAGGCATCATCAAGCTGTACCACGCCTTCAACAAGGAGACGGGCGCCGTCACCAAGGCTGTGGCCGACGACATCGTCGACTGCTGCAAGACGGTGGTCGAGATGGAAGACAAGTTCATCGACCTGGCCTTCGAAATGGGTCCGGTGAACGGCATGACGCCGGATGACATCAAGCAATACATCCGCTTCATCGCCGACTGGCGCCTGCGCCAGCTGCAACTGCCGGAAGTCTACGGCGTGACGGAAAACCCGCTGCCCTGGCTGCAGTCTCTGCTGTCGGGCGTCGAGCACGCCAACTTCTTTGAAGCTCGCGCCACCGAATACTCCAAGGCGGCGACGCAAGGGTCGTGGCACGGCGCCGACGGCGTCTGGGACAGTTTCGACGCCATGATGAAGCGCCGTGAGACCGCTGAGGGCTGA
- a CDS encoding glutathione S-transferase family protein has protein sequence MSFTLYGAAGSGSVPVEAAMTLIGLDYRVIEAVTWEDETERDKVAAVNPMRQIPALVLPGGETLTESAAILIWLADSYPQARLGPSIDDPRRAQFLRWMSFIPAAIYSMFWVRDVPSRLVGDDATAQAELKRRTLERIADCWRIMDSQITPGRFLLGDDLSVLDLYVAVASRWTPRRARFTAEAPRMAKVVRRVDALPALQAFWAERFPFEDEP, from the coding sequence ATGAGTTTCACGCTTTACGGCGCCGCTGGATCGGGATCGGTCCCGGTCGAGGCCGCCATGACCCTGATCGGACTGGACTATCGCGTCATCGAGGCCGTGACCTGGGAGGACGAGACGGAGCGCGACAAGGTCGCCGCCGTCAACCCGATGCGCCAGATCCCGGCCCTGGTCCTGCCGGGCGGCGAGACCTTGACCGAAAGCGCCGCCATCCTGATCTGGCTGGCCGACAGCTATCCGCAGGCGCGGCTGGGACCGAGCATCGACGACCCGCGCCGGGCGCAGTTCCTGCGCTGGATGAGCTTCATCCCTGCCGCCATCTATTCGATGTTCTGGGTGCGGGACGTGCCGTCGCGGCTGGTCGGCGACGATGCGACGGCCCAGGCCGAACTGAAGCGACGCACGCTTGAACGCATCGCTGACTGCTGGCGCATCATGGACAGCCAGATCACGCCGGGCCGCTTCCTGCTGGGCGACGATCTGAGCGTGCTGGATCTCTATGTCGCCGTCGCCAGCCGTTGGACGCCGCGCCGGGCGCGCTTCACCGCCGAGGCTCCCCGCATGGCCAAGGTCGTCCGCCGGGTGGACGCCCTGCCCGCCCTACAAGCCTTCTGGGCCGAACGCTTCCCGTTCGAGGACGAACCCTAG
- a CDS encoding cell wall hydrolase, giving the protein MTPALSLFRVSFAALSLALVATPGLAQAPKAAKAPAQVQAPPSDPVADLMRRQGERYHRAPDSAQDPDELRRTQALNAEITAQNDLAESQDRANAAAHAKAEAQYQTELDAAQAEARAARERHESDLRTATEAQAAYERQMADWRATVAACERGDRARCNAGRQSLASGKN; this is encoded by the coding sequence ATGACCCCTGCTCTATCCTTGTTTCGCGTTTCCTTCGCGGCCCTGAGCCTCGCCCTGGTGGCGACGCCCGGCCTGGCGCAGGCTCCCAAGGCCGCAAAGGCTCCCGCCCAGGTTCAGGCGCCCCCCAGCGACCCCGTGGCTGACCTGATGCGCCGTCAGGGCGAACGCTATCACCGCGCCCCGGATTCAGCCCAGGACCCCGACGAACTGCGCCGCACCCAGGCCCTGAACGCCGAGATCACCGCGCAGAACGACCTGGCGGAAAGCCAGGACCGCGCCAACGCCGCCGCCCACGCCAAGGCCGAGGCCCAGTACCAGACGGAACTGGATGCGGCCCAGGCCGAGGCCCGCGCCGCCCGCGAACGCCACGAATCTGACCTGCGAACCGCAACCGAGGCCCAAGCCGCCTATGAGCGTCAAATGGCCGACTGGCGCGCCACTGTGGCGGCTTGCGAACGCGGCGACCGCGCCCGCTGCAATGCCGGACGCCAGAGCCTCGCCTCCGGCAAGAACTGA
- a CDS encoding ribonucleoside-diphosphate reductase subunit alpha, translating into MAGGEALQTTEFTTVSSPPPEGKPHLKVVTGLTLDRSRDALLTDFGKKTLEDRYLLAGESYQDMFARVSTAYADDAEHAQRIYDYMSRLWFMPATPVLSNGGADRGLPISCFLNAVGDSLDGIQTVWNENVALASNGGGIGTYWGGVRSIGEKVKGAGQTSGIIPFIRVMDSMTLAISQGSLRRGSAAVYLDIHHPEIEEFLEIRKPSGDFNRKSLNLHHGLNITDEFMEAVKTGSTFDLKSPKNGEVMKTVDARSLWTKILDIRMQTGEPYLIFSDTVNRQLAPHQRELGLKVKQSNLCAEIMLHTGKDHLGAERTAVCCLSSVNAETFLEWREEPRFIEDVMRFLDNVLEDFIHRAPPAMAAAVYSAKRERSVGLGLMGFHSFLQGQGVAFESAMAKSWNMRLFKHLRREADKASRVLAEEKGACLDAAEQGVMERFSHKLAIAPTASISIICGGTSAGIEPIPANIYTHKTLSGSFAVKNPYLQKLLGEKGIDTEAVWSSILEHEGSVQHLDALSEDEKGVFKTAFELDQRWVVELAADRAPEICQAQSLNLFIPGDVNKWDLHMLHWSAWERGVKSLYYLRSKSVQRAAFAGAEDKAEAEVDPNQPDLFSAARTDYDECLACQ; encoded by the coding sequence ATGGCTGGCGGCGAAGCTCTGCAGACGACGGAATTCACGACGGTTTCTTCGCCGCCGCCCGAGGGCAAACCGCATCTGAAAGTGGTCACCGGCCTGACCCTGGACCGTTCGCGCGACGCCCTGCTGACCGACTTCGGCAAGAAGACCCTGGAAGACCGCTACCTGCTGGCGGGCGAGAGCTATCAGGACATGTTCGCCCGCGTCTCGACGGCCTACGCCGACGACGCCGAGCATGCCCAGCGCATCTACGACTACATGTCCAGGCTGTGGTTCATGCCCGCCACGCCCGTCCTGTCGAACGGCGGCGCCGACCGCGGCCTGCCGATCAGCTGCTTCCTCAACGCCGTGGGCGACAGCCTGGACGGCATCCAGACCGTGTGGAACGAAAACGTCGCCCTGGCCTCGAACGGCGGCGGCATCGGCACCTACTGGGGCGGCGTCCGCTCCATCGGTGAGAAGGTCAAGGGCGCCGGCCAGACCAGCGGCATCATCCCCTTCATCCGCGTCATGGACTCGATGACCCTGGCGATCTCGCAAGGGTCCCTGCGCCGCGGCTCGGCCGCCGTCTATCTGGACATCCACCACCCCGAGATCGAGGAGTTCCTCGAGATCCGCAAACCCTCGGGCGACTTCAACCGCAAGTCCCTGAACCTGCACCACGGCCTCAACATCACGGACGAGTTCATGGAGGCGGTGAAGACCGGCTCCACCTTCGACCTGAAGTCGCCGAAGAACGGCGAGGTCATGAAGACCGTCGACGCCCGCTCGCTGTGGACCAAGATTCTCGACATCCGCATGCAGACGGGCGAGCCCTACCTGATCTTCTCGGACACGGTGAACCGCCAGCTGGCGCCGCACCAGCGCGAACTGGGCCTCAAGGTCAAGCAGTCGAACCTGTGCGCCGAGATCATGCTGCACACCGGCAAGGATCACCTGGGGGCCGAGCGCACCGCCGTCTGCTGCCTGTCCTCGGTCAACGCCGAAACCTTCCTGGAATGGCGCGAAGAACCCCGGTTCATCGAGGATGTCATGCGCTTCCTGGACAATGTCCTGGAGGACTTCATCCATCGCGCTCCGCCCGCCATGGCCGCCGCCGTCTACTCGGCCAAGCGCGAGCGTTCAGTGGGTCTGGGCCTGATGGGCTTCCACTCCTTCCTGCAAGGACAGGGCGTCGCCTTTGAAAGCGCCATGGCCAAGTCGTGGAACATGCGCCTGTTCAAGCATCTGCGTCGCGAGGCCGACAAGGCCAGCCGCGTGCTGGCCGAAGAAAAGGGCGCCTGCCTGGACGCCGCCGAACAGGGCGTCATGGAGCGGTTCAGCCACAAGCTGGCCATCGCCCCGACCGCCTCGATCTCGATCATCTGCGGCGGCACCTCGGCGGGCATCGAGCCGATCCCGGCCAACATCTATACGCACAAGACCCTGTCGGGCTCGTTCGCGGTCAAGAACCCCTATCTGCAGAAGCTGCTGGGCGAGAAGGGCATCGACACCGAGGCCGTGTGGAGTTCGATCCTTGAGCACGAGGGTTCGGTCCAGCACCTCGACGCCCTGTCCGAAGACGAAAAGGGCGTGTTCAAGACCGCCTTCGAACTGGACCAGCGCTGGGTGGTCGAACTGGCCGCCGACCGCGCGCCGGAAATCTGCCAGGCCCAGTCGCTGAACCTCTTCATCCCCGGCGACGTGAACAAGTGGGACCTGCACATGCTGCACTGGTCCGCCTGGGAGCGCGGCGTGAAGTCGCTGTACTATCTGCGCTCCAAGTCGGTGCAGCGCGCCGCCTTCGCCGGCGCCGAGGACAAGGCCGAGGCCGAGGTCGACCCGAACCAGCCGGACCTCTTCTCGGCCGCTCGCACCGACTACGACGAGTGCCTGGCCTGCCAGTAG
- a CDS encoding GSCFA domain-containing protein, with amino-acid sequence MPIERIPAEEAFKRFRHNRASVWPDGRKNGARLEGIATVTTTPSFEFSRDTPVLTIGSCFARNIERHLVSLGFDLPMTKVVLPREERVSETANDILNKYSVHSIENELRWAFEPCPVPETALFLQTEDGLWHDPQLAPNIIPAAFERVVERRREVMDATREMARCGLIIITLGLAESWFDLETGLYLNGAPPPAALKRYPGRFALDVLSYGEILESLERIRELVKRHGRPDAKILITTSPVPFKATFSGEDALVANCYSKSVQRAACREFSGMHGDVDYFPSYEVVTLTERKLAFEVDNIHVRHNVVAQIMETVLATYCPGLLQPKAAAPRLTTLEAHETAAAKHFKRGEYEAAAGVLKALFEKYGKDLSDIQRAEHLSKMGVAYLRARQPADGVAALKLALSEDPTNARINYKTGLGLARMKQPQAAVRYFENALALEPGLPDHSWRLGEELFRLGQTERARTLAEKTLQLDPTHAHAQELLEKLNSDA; translated from the coding sequence ATGCCGATCGAACGCATTCCCGCCGAAGAAGCTTTCAAGCGATTCCGGCACAATCGCGCCTCGGTCTGGCCCGATGGCCGCAAGAACGGCGCCCGGCTCGAAGGAATCGCCACGGTCACGACGACGCCATCGTTCGAATTTTCCCGCGATACGCCGGTCCTGACCATCGGCTCCTGCTTCGCTCGCAACATCGAACGCCATCTGGTTTCGCTCGGCTTCGATCTGCCCATGACCAAGGTCGTTCTCCCGCGCGAAGAGCGGGTCAGCGAAACCGCCAACGACATTCTCAACAAGTACTCGGTCCATTCGATCGAGAACGAATTGCGCTGGGCTTTCGAGCCCTGCCCCGTGCCGGAAACCGCCTTGTTCCTCCAGACGGAGGACGGCCTCTGGCATGACCCTCAGCTGGCTCCAAACATCATTCCGGCCGCCTTCGAGCGCGTCGTGGAGCGGCGCAGGGAGGTCATGGACGCCACGCGGGAAATGGCGCGTTGCGGATTGATCATCATCACCCTGGGCCTGGCGGAATCCTGGTTCGACCTGGAGACAGGCCTCTATCTGAACGGTGCTCCTCCGCCCGCCGCGCTGAAGCGCTATCCTGGCCGCTTCGCCCTGGATGTTCTGTCCTACGGCGAAATTCTGGAAAGCCTCGAACGCATTCGTGAGCTGGTGAAACGCCACGGACGGCCAGACGCCAAGATCCTGATCACCACCTCGCCAGTGCCCTTCAAGGCGACCTTCAGCGGCGAGGACGCCCTGGTCGCCAACTGCTACAGCAAGAGCGTCCAGCGCGCCGCTTGCCGTGAGTTCTCGGGCATGCATGGCGACGTTGACTACTTCCCCAGCTACGAGGTCGTCACCCTCACCGAGCGCAAGCTGGCCTTCGAGGTCGACAATATTCACGTCCGCCACAACGTCGTGGCCCAGATCATGGAGACCGTGCTCGCCACCTATTGCCCCGGCCTGCTCCAGCCGAAAGCCGCCGCGCCGCGTCTGACCACGCTGGAAGCCCATGAAACCGCCGCCGCCAAGCACTTCAAGCGAGGCGAGTACGAGGCCGCCGCCGGCGTGCTGAAAGCGCTCTTCGAGAAGTACGGCAAGGACCTGTCGGACATTCAACGCGCCGAACATCTGTCGAAGATGGGGGTAGCCTATCTACGCGCCCGCCAACCGGCTGACGGTGTCGCCGCCCTGAAGCTGGCCTTGTCCGAAGATCCCACCAATGCGCGGATCAACTACAAGACCGGCCTTGGCCTGGCCCGCATGAAACAACCGCAAGCCGCCGTCCGCTACTTCGAGAACGCCCTGGCGCTGGAGCCCGGCCTTCCTGACCATTCCTGGCGACTGGGTGAGGAGCTCTTCCGTCTCGGCCAGACCGAACGGGCCCGAACACTGGCCGAAAAGACCCTGCAGCTGGACCCCACGCATGCCCACGCTCAGGAACTGCTCGAAAAGCTGAACTCCGACGCTTGA